Proteins encoded by one window of Pseudonocardia sp. HH130629-09:
- a CDS encoding ABC transporter transmembrane domain-containing protein, whose translation MHSFDDQEADIGDDESAGRTRRRVVRRQRPRIIGASLLLMGHQTCEALVPVAIGLAIDRAVATGEVSALLLAVGGFVALFAVLNTCYRWFARLARTAIVDEAHLLRVELARRLLLPGGRASARHRGELLTIASSDADQVSRAVVWVAGLAGAVAALGVSCVVLIGIDVRLGLLLIVTAVVTTVALNTLSPMLARRVTGQQESLAAASALATDLVTGLRVVHGLRAQETAIGRYRTVSRAAEAAGIRSGTAASLQLGATVLAATVVLVVAVLAAGLLAVDGTIGIGAFVAAVGAAQFIAEPLSAAGLYLRFGAAALASSGRVGAVLHDGDGSTAPVPSGSPAKPSVTLEIPVVGRTGVVADPASVGALHDALRGDRRGPVAVRWVGGSAPTVHVEPARAHLFGGTVEDNLTLGRPAGTGGDVGAALVAAGAADIVDALPGGTGATLRDRGLSLSGGQRQRLALARALHTDPPALVLTDPTTALDPVTEEEVADGLLALRHRDDGPDRATVVVTTSPILLDRTELVLFVREDGEVVAGTHRTLLGADPDYRRRVLG comes from the coding sequence GAGGCGGACATCGGCGACGACGAGAGCGCGGGTCGGACCCGACGGCGGGTGGTCCGACGGCAGCGGCCCCGGATCATCGGGGCGTCGTTGCTGCTGATGGGGCACCAGACCTGCGAGGCGCTGGTCCCGGTGGCGATCGGACTGGCGATCGACCGGGCCGTCGCGACGGGTGAGGTCTCGGCCCTCCTGCTGGCCGTCGGCGGGTTCGTGGCGCTGTTCGCGGTGCTGAACACCTGCTACCGCTGGTTCGCCCGGCTCGCGCGCACGGCGATCGTCGACGAGGCGCACCTGCTGCGGGTCGAGCTCGCGCGGCGGCTGCTGCTGCCGGGCGGACGGGCTTCGGCCCGGCACCGCGGGGAGCTGCTCACGATCGCCTCCTCCGACGCGGACCAGGTCTCCCGGGCGGTGGTCTGGGTGGCCGGGTTGGCCGGAGCTGTCGCCGCGCTCGGGGTGAGCTGCGTGGTGCTGATCGGCATCGACGTTCGGTTGGGGCTGCTGCTCATCGTCACCGCCGTCGTGACAACGGTCGCGCTCAACACGCTGTCCCCGATGCTCGCGCGCCGGGTCACCGGCCAGCAGGAGAGCCTGGCGGCGGCGTCGGCGCTGGCGACGGACCTGGTGACCGGGTTGCGGGTGGTGCACGGGCTGCGCGCCCAGGAGACCGCCATCGGGCGGTACCGGACGGTCAGCCGGGCCGCAGAGGCGGCCGGGATCCGGTCCGGGACCGCAGCCTCGCTGCAGCTCGGCGCGACCGTGCTCGCCGCGACCGTCGTGCTGGTGGTGGCGGTGCTGGCGGCGGGCCTGCTCGCCGTCGACGGAACGATCGGGATCGGCGCGTTCGTCGCTGCCGTCGGGGCCGCCCAGTTCATCGCCGAGCCCCTGTCGGCCGCGGGGCTCTACCTGCGGTTCGGGGCTGCGGCGCTGGCAAGCTCCGGCCGGGTCGGCGCGGTGCTGCACGACGGCGACGGGTCGACCGCGCCGGTGCCGTCCGGGTCTCCCGCGAAGCCGTCGGTGACGTTGGAGATCCCGGTCGTCGGCCGCACCGGGGTCGTCGCCGATCCGGCGTCGGTCGGGGCCCTGCACGACGCCCTGCGTGGAGACCGCCGCGGACCGGTCGCGGTCCGCTGGGTGGGCGGGTCGGCGCCGACCGTGCACGTCGAGCCCGCCCGGGCGCACCTGTTCGGCGGCACCGTCGAGGACAACCTGACCCTCGGGCGCCCCGCGGGCACGGGCGGCGACGTCGGTGCGGCTCTCGTCGCCGCGGGCGCCGCCGACATCGTCGACGCACTGCCCGGCGGGACCGGGGCGACGCTGCGCGACCGCGGTCTGAGCCTGTCCGGCGGGCAGCGGCAGCGGCTCGCGCTGGCCCGGGCCCTGCACACCGACCCGCCCGCACTCGTCCTGACCGATCCGACGACCGCGCTCGACCCGGTCACCGAGGAGGAGGTTGCCGACGGGCTGCTCGCCCTGCGGCACCGCGACGACGGGCCGGACCGGGCCACCGTCGTCGTCACCACCAGCCCGATCCTGCTCGACCGCACCGAGCTGGTCCTGTTCGTCCGGGAGGACGGCGAGGTCGTCGCCGGGACCCACCGCACGTTGCTCGGCGCCGATCCCGACTACCGGCGGAGGGTCCTCGGATGA
- a CDS encoding ABC transporter ATP-binding protein — MTARLPLATAGEVRRTVTAQLGRRRGLAAATVLLSVAASLAGLVAPWAVGRMVDEVIGGGDAAAIVGLTVLVAAAGVGAAVLTALSGALVARIGQRVLARMREDTVASALRLPAGEVEEAGRGDLLSRVGDDVAAISEVVAALLAPWVGAVLTVVLTMVGLFALDPWLAVAGLMSIPVYVFALRWYLPRAATRYAAERAAFGDRTEALVSALDGLPTLRAYGAEDRHVGLVEESSRRARDVSRSVVWFATAWGKWVNIAELVGLVSIVVAGFLLVRAEWVTVGAVTAAALYFHRLFNPLSLLVSSFDQIQSAFAALQRIVGVIGATGPVEPTAPAPRTGELRAEAVIHRYPGRDDAVLHEVSMSVADGETVALVGASGAGKSTLAVLLAGLVPPSAGRVIWADTVPGPDAPLVLVTQEAHVFAGPLIEDLRLARPDATDADADAALRAVGADWVDELPEGVATVVGELGHDLDPARSAQVALARALLADPAVVLLDEATAEADSRDATRLEEAAAAVLRGRGGLVVVHRLRQAAVADRILVMDGGRIVESGTHDALVAAGGHYARLWAAWQGARPQVHP; from the coding sequence ATGACCGCACGACTGCCGCTCGCCACCGCGGGCGAGGTCCGCCGAACCGTCACCGCACAGCTCGGGCGACGGCGGGGGCTCGCTGCGGCGACCGTGCTCCTGTCCGTGGCCGCGTCGCTCGCCGGGCTCGTCGCCCCTTGGGCGGTCGGCCGCATGGTCGACGAGGTCATCGGTGGCGGCGACGCCGCCGCCATCGTCGGACTGACCGTCCTTGTCGCCGCCGCCGGCGTCGGCGCGGCCGTGCTCACCGCGCTCAGCGGTGCGCTCGTCGCCCGGATCGGGCAGCGGGTGCTGGCCCGGATGCGGGAGGACACGGTGGCCTCGGCGCTGCGGCTGCCCGCCGGCGAGGTCGAGGAGGCCGGGCGGGGCGACCTGCTCAGCCGGGTCGGCGACGACGTCGCGGCGATCAGCGAGGTCGTCGCCGCGCTGCTCGCGCCCTGGGTGGGCGCGGTGCTGACCGTCGTGCTGACGATGGTCGGCCTGTTCGCGCTGGACCCGTGGCTGGCCGTGGCCGGGCTGATGTCGATCCCGGTCTATGTGTTCGCGCTGCGCTGGTACCTGCCGCGCGCCGCGACGCGGTACGCCGCGGAACGCGCCGCGTTCGGCGACCGCACCGAGGCGCTGGTCTCCGCCCTCGACGGCCTGCCGACCCTGCGTGCCTATGGCGCCGAGGACCGGCACGTCGGGCTGGTCGAGGAGTCCTCGCGGCGGGCCCGGGACGTGTCGCGGTCGGTGGTGTGGTTCGCGACGGCCTGGGGGAAGTGGGTCAACATCGCCGAGCTGGTCGGCCTGGTGTCCATCGTGGTCGCCGGGTTCCTGCTGGTCCGTGCCGAGTGGGTGACCGTCGGCGCGGTGACCGCGGCCGCGTTGTACTTCCACCGGCTGTTCAACCCGCTCAGCCTGCTGGTGTCGAGCTTCGACCAGATCCAGTCGGCGTTCGCGGCGCTGCAGCGCATCGTCGGGGTGATCGGAGCGACCGGCCCGGTCGAGCCGACCGCGCCCGCACCGCGCACCGGCGAGCTGCGCGCCGAGGCGGTCATCCACCGCTACCCCGGCCGGGACGACGCCGTACTGCACGAGGTGTCGATGTCGGTGGCCGACGGCGAGACCGTCGCGCTGGTCGGTGCCAGCGGGGCCGGCAAGTCGACCCTGGCCGTGCTGCTGGCCGGGCTGGTCCCGCCCAGCGCAGGCCGGGTGATCTGGGCCGACACCGTGCCGGGACCCGACGCCCCGCTCGTGCTGGTCACCCAGGAGGCGCACGTCTTCGCGGGCCCGCTGATCGAGGACCTGCGCCTGGCCCGGCCGGACGCGACCGACGCCGACGCCGACGCCGCCCTGCGCGCCGTCGGGGCGGACTGGGTCGACGAGCTGCCCGAGGGGGTCGCGACCGTGGTGGGTGAACTGGGCCACGACCTCGACCCGGCGCGCAGCGCCCAGGTCGCGCTGGCGAGGGCGTTGCTCGCCGATCCGGCGGTCGTCCTGCTCGACGAGGCGACCGCGGAGGCGGACAGCCGGGACGCGACCCGGCTGGAGGAGGCGGCCGCGGCGGTGCTGCGTGGACGCGGCGGGCTCGTCGTGGTCCACCGGCTCCGCCAGGCGGCCGTGGCGGACCGGATCCTGGTCATGGACGGCGGCCGGATCGTCGAGTCCGGTACCCATGACGCGCTCGTCGCCGCGGGCGGGCACTACGCCCGGCTGTGGGCGGCCTGGCAGGGGGCGCGACCGCAGGTGCACCCGTGA
- a CDS encoding CHY zinc finger protein, translated as MTGPQVFGDLVDDQTRCAHYGGPLDVIAVRFRCCDRYYPCFRCHAAAADHPARTWPADARAERAVLCGVCRTELRIDTYVAVDGCPGCGAPFNPGCRSHHGLYFDP; from the coding sequence GTGACCGGGCCGCAGGTGTTCGGCGACCTCGTCGACGACCAGACCCGGTGCGCGCACTACGGCGGGCCGCTCGACGTCATCGCCGTGCGCTTCCGCTGCTGCGACCGCTACTACCCGTGCTTCCGGTGCCACGCGGCGGCCGCCGACCACCCCGCCCGGACCTGGCCGGCCGACGCGAGGGCGGAGCGCGCGGTGCTGTGCGGGGTGTGCCGGACGGAGCTGCGCATCGACACCTACGTCGCCGTCGACGGCTGCCCGGGGTGCGGGGCACCGTTCAATCCGGGCTGCCGGTCACACCACGGTCTCTACTTCGACCCGTGA